The Pan troglodytes isolate AG18354 chromosome 1, NHGRI_mPanTro3-v2.0_pri, whole genome shotgun sequence genome includes a region encoding these proteins:
- the DCLRE1B gene encoding 5' exonuclease Apollo isoform X1, whose amino-acid sequence MNGVLIPHTPIAVDFWSLRRAGTARLFFLSHMHSDHTVGLSSTWARPLYCSPITAHLLHRHLQVSKQWIQALEVGESHVLPLDEIGQETMTVTLLDANHCPGSVMFLFEGYFGTILYTGDFRYTPSMLKEPALTLGKQIHTLYLDNTNCNPALVLPSRQEAAHQIVQLIRKHPQHNIKIGLYSLGKESLLEQLALEFQTWVVLSPRRLELVQLLGLADVFTVEEKAGRIHAVDHMEICHSNMLRWNQTHPTIAILPTSRKIHSSHPDIHVIPYSDHSSYSELRAFVAALKPCQVVPIVSRRPCGGFQDSLSPRISVPLIPDSVQQYMSSSSRKPSLLWLLERRLKRPRTQGVVFESPEESADQSQADRDSKKAKKEKLSPWPADLEKQPSHHPLRIKKQLFPDLYSKEWNNAVPFCESQKRVTMLTAPLGFSVHLRSTDEEFISQKTREEIGLGSPLVPIGDDDGGPEATGNQSAWMGHGSPLSHSSKGTPLLATEFRGLALKYLLTPVNFFQAGYSSRRFDQQVEKYHKPC is encoded by the exons ATGAATGGGGTCCTGATCCCCCATACGCCCATCGCAGTGGACTTCTGGAGCCTGCGCCGGGCTGGCACCGCACGTCTCTTCTTCTTGTCTCACATGCACTCGGACCACACCGTGGGCCTGTCTAGCACCTGGGCCCGGCCCCTCTACTGCTCCCCAATTacagcccacctcttgcatcgtCACCTACAG GTATCTAAGCAATGGATCCAAGCCCTGGAGGTTGGTGAGAGCCATGTATTACCCCTAGATGAAATTGGACAAGAGACCATGACCGTAACCCTCCTCGATGCCAATCACTGTCCTGGTTCTGTCATGTTTCTCTTTGAAGGATATTTTGGAACCATCCTCTACACAG GTGATTTTCGATACACACCATCCATGCTAAAGGAGCCAGCCCTGACACTGGGGAAACAGATCCATACTTTATACCTAGACAACACCAATTGCAATCCAGCCCTGGTTCTTCCTTCCCGACAAGAAGCTGCCCACCAGATTGTCCAGCTCATTCGAAAACACCCACAACATAACATAAAGATTG GACTCTACAGCCTGGGAAAGGAATCACTGCTGGAGCAGCTGGCCCTGGAGTTTCAGACCTGGGTGGTATTGAGTCCTCGGCGCCTGGAGTTGGTACAGCTACTGGGCCTGGCAGATGTGTTCACAGTGGAGGAGAAGGCTGGCCGCATCCATGCCGTAGACCATATGGAGATCTGCCATTCCAACATGCTGCGTTGGAACCAGACCCACCCTACCATTGCTATCCTTCCCACAAGCCGAAAAATCCACAGCTCCCACCCTGATATCCACGTCATCCCTTACTCTGACCATTCCTCCTACTCCGAGCTTCGTGCCTTTGTCGCAGCACTGAAGCCTTGCCAGGTGGTGCCCATTGTAAGTCGGCGGCCCTGTGGAGGCTTTCAGGACAGTCTGAGCCCCAGGATCTCCGTGCCCCTGATTCCGGACTCTGTACAGCAATACATGAGTTCTTCCTCTAGAAAACCAAGCCTTCTCTGGCTGTTAGAAAGGAGGCTAAAGAGGCCAAGAACCCAAGGTGTTGTGTTTGAATCCCCTGAGGAAAGTGCTGATCAATCTCAAGCTGACAGAGACTCAAAGAAGGCCAAGAAAGAGAAACTTTCTCCCTGGCCTGCGGACCTTGAAAAGCAGCCTTCCCACCATCCTTTGCGGATCAAGAAGCAGTTGTTCCCAGATCTCTATAGCAAAGAATGGAACAATGCAGTGCCTTTCTGTGAGTCTCAAAAGAGGGTGACTATGTTGACGGCCCCACTGGGATTTTCAGTGCACTTAAGGTCTACAGATGAGGAGTTTATTTCTCAAAAAACCAGGGAGGAAATTGGTTTAGGGTCCCCCTTGGTACCCATAGGAGATGATGATGGAGGTCCAGAAGCCACAGGGAATCAGAGTGCCTGGATGGGCCATGGTTCTCCCCTGTCCCACAGCAGCAAGGGCACCCCTCTTCTAGCTACTGAATTCAGGGGTCTAGCACTGAAATATCTTCTGACTCCAGTGAACTTTTTCCAGGCAGGGTATTCTTCCAGGAGATTTGACCAGCAAGTGGAAAAATACCATAAACCCTGCTGA
- the DCLRE1B gene encoding 5' exonuclease Apollo isoform X2 yields the protein MLKEPALTLGKQIHTLYLDNTNCNPALVLPSRQEAAHQIVQLIRKHPQHNIKIGLYSLGKESLLEQLALEFQTWVVLSPRRLELVQLLGLADVFTVEEKAGRIHAVDHMEICHSNMLRWNQTHPTIAILPTSRKIHSSHPDIHVIPYSDHSSYSELRAFVAALKPCQVVPIVSRRPCGGFQDSLSPRISVPLIPDSVQQYMSSSSRKPSLLWLLERRLKRPRTQGVVFESPEESADQSQADRDSKKAKKEKLSPWPADLEKQPSHHPLRIKKQLFPDLYSKEWNNAVPFCESQKRVTMLTAPLGFSVHLRSTDEEFISQKTREEIGLGSPLVPIGDDDGGPEATGNQSAWMGHGSPLSHSSKGTPLLATEFRGLALKYLLTPVNFFQAGYSSRRFDQQVEKYHKPC from the exons ATGCTAAAGGAGCCAGCCCTGACACTGGGGAAACAGATCCATACTTTATACCTAGACAACACCAATTGCAATCCAGCCCTGGTTCTTCCTTCCCGACAAGAAGCTGCCCACCAGATTGTCCAGCTCATTCGAAAACACCCACAACATAACATAAAGATTG GACTCTACAGCCTGGGAAAGGAATCACTGCTGGAGCAGCTGGCCCTGGAGTTTCAGACCTGGGTGGTATTGAGTCCTCGGCGCCTGGAGTTGGTACAGCTACTGGGCCTGGCAGATGTGTTCACAGTGGAGGAGAAGGCTGGCCGCATCCATGCCGTAGACCATATGGAGATCTGCCATTCCAACATGCTGCGTTGGAACCAGACCCACCCTACCATTGCTATCCTTCCCACAAGCCGAAAAATCCACAGCTCCCACCCTGATATCCACGTCATCCCTTACTCTGACCATTCCTCCTACTCCGAGCTTCGTGCCTTTGTCGCAGCACTGAAGCCTTGCCAGGTGGTGCCCATTGTAAGTCGGCGGCCCTGTGGAGGCTTTCAGGACAGTCTGAGCCCCAGGATCTCCGTGCCCCTGATTCCGGACTCTGTACAGCAATACATGAGTTCTTCCTCTAGAAAACCAAGCCTTCTCTGGCTGTTAGAAAGGAGGCTAAAGAGGCCAAGAACCCAAGGTGTTGTGTTTGAATCCCCTGAGGAAAGTGCTGATCAATCTCAAGCTGACAGAGACTCAAAGAAGGCCAAGAAAGAGAAACTTTCTCCCTGGCCTGCGGACCTTGAAAAGCAGCCTTCCCACCATCCTTTGCGGATCAAGAAGCAGTTGTTCCCAGATCTCTATAGCAAAGAATGGAACAATGCAGTGCCTTTCTGTGAGTCTCAAAAGAGGGTGACTATGTTGACGGCCCCACTGGGATTTTCAGTGCACTTAAGGTCTACAGATGAGGAGTTTATTTCTCAAAAAACCAGGGAGGAAATTGGTTTAGGGTCCCCCTTGGTACCCATAGGAGATGATGATGGAGGTCCAGAAGCCACAGGGAATCAGAGTGCCTGGATGGGCCATGGTTCTCCCCTGTCCCACAGCAGCAAGGGCACCCCTCTTCTAGCTACTGAATTCAGGGGTCTAGCACTGAAATATCTTCTGACTCCAGTGAACTTTTTCCAGGCAGGGTATTCTTCCAGGAGATTTGACCAGCAAGTGGAAAAATACCATAAACCCTGCTGA